Proteins encoded together in one Balaenoptera ricei isolate mBalRic1 chromosome 2, mBalRic1.hap2, whole genome shotgun sequence window:
- the TMEM121 gene encoding transmembrane protein 121 — protein MVLPPPDRRHVCLTTLVVVGSMAVMDAYLVEQSQGPRKIGVCIIVLVGDVCFLLVLRYVAVWVGAEVRTAKRGYAMILWFLYIFVLEIKLYFIFQNYKAARRSAADPVARKALTLLLSVCVPGLFLLLVALDRMEYVRTFRKREDLRGRLFWVALDLLDLLDMQANLWEPPRTGLPLWAEGLTFFYCYTLLLVLPCVALSEVSMQGEHIAPQKMMLYPGLSLATVNVVAVLARAANMALFRDSRVSAIFVGKNVVALATKACTFLEYRRQVRDFPPPALALELQPPAPQRNSVPPHAPLHGQPGRPHGPSPTRDALDT, from the coding sequence ATGGTGCTGCCGCCCCCGGACCGGCGCCACGTGTGCCTGACCACGCTGGTGGTCGTGGGCAGCATGGCGGTCATGGACGCGTACCTGGTGGAGCAGAGCCAGGGCCCGCGCAAGATCGGCGTGTGCATCATCGTGCTGGTGGGCGACGTGTGCTTCCTGCTGGTGCTGCGCTACGTGGCCGTGTGGGTAGGCGCCGAGGTGCGCACGGCCAAGCGCGGCTACGCCATGATTCTCTGGTTCCTCTACATCTTCGTGCTGGAGATCAAGCTCTACTTCATCTTCCAGAACTACAAGGCGGCGCGGCGCAGCGCGGCCGACCCGGTGGCGCGCAAGGCGCTGACGCTGCTGCTGTCGGTGTGCGTGCCCGGCCTCTTCCTGCTGCTCGTGGCGCTCGACCGCATGGAGTACGTGCGCACCTTCCGCAAGCGCGAGGACCTGCGCGGCCGCCTCTTCTGGGTGGCGCTGGACCTGCTGGACCTGTTGGACATGCAGGCCAACCTGTGGGAGCCGCCGCGCACCGGGCTGCCCCTGTGGGCCGAGGGCCTCACCTTCTTCTACTGCTACACGCTGCTGCTGGTGCTGCCGTGCGTGGCGCTCAGCGAGGTCAGCATGCAGGGCGAGCACATCGCGCCGCAGAAGATGATGCTCTACCCGGGGCTCAGCCTCGCCACCGTCAACGTGGTGGCCGTGCTGGCGCGCGCCGCCAACATGGCTCTGTTCCGCGACAGCCGCGTCTCGGCCATCTTCGTGGGCAAGAACGTGGTGGCGCTCGCCACCAAGGCCTGCACCTTCCTGGAGTACCGCCGCCAGGTGCGCGACTTCCCGCCGCCCGCGCTGGCTCTGGAgctgcagcccccagccccccagcgcAACTCGGTGCCGCCGCACGCGCCGCTGCACGGCCAGCCGGGCCGCCCGCACGGGCCCTCGCCCACGCGAGACGCCCTGGACACGTGA